One genomic window of Mucilaginibacter sp. SJ includes the following:
- a CDS encoding lipopolysaccharide biosynthesis protein: MSKESQYPAVLKANELSFNDISIKIKSAIEYIKTKWITVLLISLLGAIVGLAYAIYKKATYTAVCTFVLEESGKGGGLGQYAGLASLAGINVGNGGSDGIFQGDNILELYRSRTMIEKTLLSEVSIDGQKQLLINRYIKANELREKWKSKKNTSNITFSGDPEKFNRTQDSIITDLVEYFNKRVLTVAKPDKKLSIIRVSVVVNDELFAKEFTNALVENVNTFYTQTKTKKEHQNVSILQHQADSVKKALNASITGVASALDAAPNANPLLTSLKVPSQKRQIDVQASSAIYAEVVKNLELAKVSLRQETPLIQVIDKPVLPLTKNFIGKIKGLTLGFILGFIFIFILLIVGSLFKKQAAK; this comes from the coding sequence ATGAGCAAAGAAAGCCAATACCCGGCTGTTTTGAAAGCAAATGAACTATCTTTTAATGATATAAGTATTAAAATAAAATCAGCTATTGAATATATAAAAACCAAGTGGATTACTGTTTTATTAATCTCATTATTGGGAGCAATAGTTGGCTTGGCTTATGCTATTTACAAAAAAGCAACTTACACAGCCGTTTGTACTTTCGTTTTAGAAGAGTCGGGCAAAGGTGGGGGGCTTGGACAATATGCAGGCCTGGCCAGTTTAGCCGGCATAAATGTTGGTAATGGAGGTTCTGATGGAATATTTCAAGGCGACAACATCCTGGAGCTATACCGGTCAAGAACGATGATAGAAAAAACACTTTTATCTGAAGTAAGTATTGATGGTCAGAAACAATTGTTGATAAACAGATATATAAAAGCAAATGAACTTCGTGAGAAATGGAAAAGCAAGAAAAACACTTCCAATATTACATTTTCTGGAGACCCTGAAAAATTTAACAGAACACAAGATAGTATTATAACAGATTTAGTTGAATATTTTAATAAACGGGTTTTGACTGTGGCAAAGCCCGATAAAAAACTGAGTATTATTCGGGTAAGCGTGGTAGTTAATGATGAGTTGTTTGCCAAAGAATTTACAAATGCCTTGGTAGAAAACGTAAATACCTTTTACACGCAAACTAAAACTAAGAAAGAACATCAAAATGTGTCCATTTTACAACATCAAGCAGATAGCGTCAAAAAAGCCTTAAATGCATCAATAACTGGAGTTGCTTCTGCTCTTGATGCAGCCCCTAATGCAAATCCTTTATTAACGTCACTTAAAGTTCCATCACAAAAGAGACAAATAGATGTGCAGGCCAGTTCAGCCATTTATGCTGAAGTTGTTAAAAACCTGGAACTTGCTAAAGTTTCCTTAAGACAGGAAACTCCTTTGATACAAGTTATTGATAAACCTGTATTACCACTTACAAAGAATTTTATTGGTAAAATCAAAGGCTTAACATTAGGTTTTATATTGGGCTTTATATTTATTTTTATATTATTAATAGTTGGTTCGCTTTTCAAAAAACAAGCAGCCAAATAA
- a CDS encoding MATE family efflux transporter: protein MGLIKTVYNQFIVKSYKNNLGKDVIISIIARGVNTLLSLILLSFSLKVLSPNDYGVWLTVSALYSWVTLFDFGAQNTLRNVLAIDLSSKNENNMRGTILTNSFAFTLLISVIFLILSTVLFNVCDFSTLLKIKHGNKTDINNLVFISLIIFGIKLFSNNYNTILTALQKAYMAIVISVISSLCTIIILVLAYTLKQDISILNYGLAVLVTDVVFSFLLPIIYLRQMKFKYNFSLRLLNYNYFKKNLLGNNIKFFILSSLVVLTFFSTNLFIGIILSYEDVAVYNLVNKYFNIITLFSIVALNPIWTKVAMYYGTNNYLEINRLLKKTQLYFLFFILFGLTLLLFDTRFYSFFGHDKIIVGRYVSTVAMLSMLQLFYNNIYAYFLNGMNAIFIQIIGFVIAAIIIYPCYYYFCHYLQMGVLGAFLVQIIVYIPNTVMFPIFLKRQLK from the coding sequence TTGGGCCTTATAAAAACTGTATACAATCAATTTATAGTAAAAAGTTATAAAAACAATTTAGGGAAGGATGTAATTATTTCCATAATTGCCCGGGGCGTTAATACCCTGTTAAGCTTAATTCTACTTTCTTTCTCCCTCAAAGTATTATCCCCCAATGATTATGGGGTATGGTTAACGGTGTCTGCGCTGTACTCTTGGGTAACCTTATTTGATTTTGGTGCACAAAATACACTTCGTAATGTTTTGGCAATCGATCTAAGCTCAAAAAATGAGAATAATATGCGCGGAACCATTTTAACAAACTCATTTGCTTTTACCCTTCTCATAAGTGTGATATTCCTTATTTTAAGTACCGTATTATTTAATGTTTGTGATTTTTCTACACTTTTAAAAATAAAGCATGGAAACAAAACTGACATTAATAACCTTGTTTTTATATCCCTGATTATATTTGGCATCAAACTATTTTCAAATAATTATAATACTATCTTAACCGCCTTGCAAAAGGCTTACATGGCTATAGTCATTTCTGTAATTTCAAGTCTTTGTACTATTATTATTTTAGTATTAGCGTATACTTTAAAACAGGATATTTCTATTTTAAATTATGGCTTGGCAGTTTTGGTAACTGACGTTGTTTTTAGTTTTTTATTACCGATAATCTACTTAAGACAAATGAAATTCAAATACAATTTTTCATTAAGGTTATTAAACTATAATTATTTTAAAAAAAACTTATTGGGTAATAATATTAAATTCTTTATACTGTCAAGTTTAGTTGTTTTAACTTTTTTTTCTACTAATCTTTTTATCGGTATCATTCTATCATACGAAGACGTGGCAGTGTACAATCTTGTTAATAAGTACTTTAATATTATCACCCTTTTTTCAATCGTGGCCTTAAATCCCATATGGACGAAAGTGGCTATGTATTATGGCACTAACAACTACCTCGAGATCAACAGGTTACTAAAAAAAACACAATTATATTTTCTTTTCTTTATTCTGTTTGGCTTAACCTTATTGCTTTTTGACACTCGCTTTTATTCGTTTTTTGGACATGACAAAATTATAGTTGGCAGATACGTAAGTACTGTTGCCATGTTATCGATGTTACAGCTTTTTTACAACAATATATATGCTTACTTCTTAAATGGAATGAATGCTATTTTCATTCAGATTATTGGTTTTGTAATAGCTGCCATAATCATTTACCCGTGCTATTATTATTTTTGTCACTATTTACAAATGGGCGTATTGGGGGCTTTTTTAGTACAGATAATAGTTTATATCCCTAATACTGTGATGT